A region from the Cherax quadricarinatus isolate ZL_2023a chromosome 44, ASM3850222v1, whole genome shotgun sequence genome encodes:
- the LOC128698889 gene encoding uncharacterized protein: MQECVSLTVLLCLTLCHALPSGGRQDDVDFLPSLSRHVLSRSSSLHPTPQTKDSPYFVSVGRLESANHPTSFSLPTHDNPSIHPTNQQIGSSFAGLDSSLPSSPSISSYEEYHSPNIRVTHPSQGHTVSPLVPNLSRDSIASSADNNLSHGGTITSQGFPSYSPTVPTRANDSFFTSHVSALNPQVSRDLFPPSSASSPSPPLSYKTPETFQTHQRSLASAPSVYFKVDDSSTFSDAVPFRSPSSVSQVQQVTPQVFAASVPHLAGGHPLTASHKISAEHDVSPEYSFSYDVVSPAVLSSYGENKEEENIFFGHAEQRKGYRTEGQYYVNLPDGRTQLVKYYADETGYHPTITYV, translated from the exons ATGCAG GAGTGTGTCTCACTTACCGTGTtactctgcctcacactgtgcCATGCTCTTCCTAGCGGCGGCCGCCAGGATGATGTAGACTTCCTACCCAGCCTCTCACGTCACGTCTTATCACGATCATCAAGCTTGCACCCCACTCCCCAGACCAAAGACTCTCCCTACTTCGTCTCCGTGGGGAGGCTGGAGTCGGCCAACCACCCCACCTCCTTCTCTCTCCCAACTCACGATAATCCCTCCATACACCCTACTAATCAACAAATTGGCTCCTCTTTCGCCGGTTTAGACTCCTCTCTTCCCTCATCTCCTTCCATCAGCTCCTATGAAGAGTATCACTCCCCCAACATCAGGGTCACTCATCCATCTcagggtcacacagtgtcaccattAGTCCCTAACCTCAGTCGTGATAGCATCGCATCTTCCGCAGACAACAATCTTAGCCATGGAGGAACAATAACTTCTCAAGGCTTCCCTTCATATAGTCCCACAGTTCCCACCAGAGCTAACGATTCTTTCTTCACCAGCCATGTTTCAGCTTTGAATCCTCAAGTCTCTCGTGATTTGTTTCCTCCCTCCAgtgcttcttctccttctcctccccttAGTTATAAAACTCCGGAGACCTTCCAAACGCATCAAAGGTCCCTCGCGTCCGCTCCTTCGGTATACTTCAAGGTGGATGACTCTTCCACTTTCTCTGATGCTGTGCCCTTCAGGTCTCCATCCTCCGTGTCTCAGGTGCAGCAGGTGACACCACAGGTTTTTGCTGCCTCCGTCCCACACCTGGCAGGTGGTCATCCTCTCACAGCCTCACACAAGATATCTGCTGAGCACGAC GTGAGTCCCGAGTACTCCTTCAGCTACGACGTGGTCAGCCCTGCTGTCCTCTCCTCATACGGAGAGAACAAGGAAGAGGAGAACATCTTCTTCGGTCACGCAGAACAAAGGAAGGGATACAGGACGGAAGGGCAGTACTATGTCAACCTTCCAGACGGAAGAACCCAGCTCGTCAAGTACTACGCTGACGAGACCGGCTACCATCCTACCATAACTTACGTCTAG